From Bombyx mori chromosome 3, ASM3026992v2, the proteins below share one genomic window:
- the LOC101744016 gene encoding uncharacterized protein LOC101744016 isoform X1 — MDVVTPHITSVLKTYQASAPRSLQGPGGRAPRGPDPPPPPPPPAAPPILLAADAELGERGETRLEGEPISCFSVGGERRLCLPQILTSVLTDFTLEQINRVCDELQIYCSRCTPEQLHELKSTGVLPRSAPSCGLITQTDAERLCAALLHAPAASRPHKLPGFRVYHECFGGARGVCSPEAGLVQCSECRALYVPRRFVCHSHETENRTCHWGFDSSHWRRFLLVADEEQDQEKCIALLDDLAARDEAAALAPLPLKHHHQLPLKRKQWQIPSEQAGFVKGRGTREQIVNVRQIIEKSREFNMPILLCFIDYTKAFDCVRWDCLWRILREMGVPQHLVSLIASLYRDGVSMVRVNDVISGPFKPEKGVRQGCILSPILFNVYGEYVMRKALEEWEGGISVGGIKISNLRYADDTTLFASSEKELADLFRRVEYESSLVGLSVNKSKTKVMIVDRTSQLSRTGELSDLEFVSEFIYLGSLLTDRGGSEGEIRRRTQMAKTAMTKLKRIWQNRKVSNVTKMRLVRTLVFSIFLYGAESWTI; from the exons ATGGACGTGGTGACGCCGCACATCACCTCCGTACTGAAGACATACCAGGCCAGCGCGCCGCGCAGCCTGCAGGGTCCGGGCGGCCGAGCCCCGCGCGGCCCCGATCCGCCGCCGCCTCCGCCAccgcccgccgcgccgcccATCCTTCTGGCCGCTGACGCCGAACTGGGTGAGCGCGGCGAGACTCGCCTCGAAGGAGAACCCATCTCCTGCTTCAGCGTCGGCGGCGAACGGCGGCTGTGCTTGCCGCAGATCCTAACTTCTGTGCTTACGGATTTCACATTAGAGCAAATAAATCGCGTGTGTGACGAATTACAAATATACTGTTCGCGCTGCACCCCGGAGCAGCTGCACGAACTGAAGTCGACAGGAGTGTTACCGAGGTCGGCGCCCTCGTGCGGACTCATCACGCAGACGGACGCAGAGCGGCTGTGCGCGGCGCTGCTGCATGCCCCGGCTGCCTCGCGTCCCCACAAGCTACCCGGCTTCCGTGTATATCACGAGTGTTTTGGAGGAGCACGGGGTGTGTGTTCACCCGAGGCGGGTCTGGTGCAGTGCTCAGAGTGCCGAGCGCTGTATGTGCCGCGCCGGTTCGTGTGCCATTCCCACGAGACGGAGAACCGCACCTGCCATTGGGGCTTTGACTCGTCCCACTGGCGTCGGTTTTTACTGGTCGCGGACGAGGAACAGGATCAGGAGAAGTGCATCGCGCTCCTGGACGATCTCGCCGCCAGAGACGAGGCTGCCGCGCTCGCTCCGCTGCCTTTGAAGCATCATCATCAGCTGCCCTTGAAAAGAAAACAG TGGCAGATCCCTAGTGAACAGGCGGGTTTTGTGAAGGGTCGAGGAACACGAGAACAAATTGTAAATGTAAGGCAAATAATTGAGAAAAGTCGAGAGTTTAACATGCCAATACTCTTGTGTTTCATAGATTACAcaaaagcttttgattgtgttcgGTGGGACTGTTTGTGGAGAATTCTGCGGGAAATGGGCGTACCTCAACATCTAGTATCATTGATCGCTAGCCTTTACCGGGATGGTGTGTCTATGGTTAGAGTGAATGACGTCATCTCGGGACCTTTTAAGCCAGAAAAAGGTGTGCGACAGGGGTGCATACTTTCTCCTATTCTTTTCAATGTGTATGGAGAATATGTAATGAGGAAAGCCTTAGAGGAGTGGGAGGGGGGCATCTCAGTCGGTGGCATAAAAATTAGCAATCTGAGATATGCGGACGATACCACGCTTTTCGCGTCATCTGAGAAGGAACTTGCTGACCTATTCCGTAGAGTGGAGTATGAGAGTAGTTTAGTGGGGCTCTCCGTTAATAAGtccaaaacaaaggtcatgATAGTGGACAGAACCAGTCAACTCTCTAGAACTGGAGAGCTATCAGATCTAGAATTTGTCAGCGAGTTCATATACCTCGGGTCCTTACTGACCGACCGCGGAGGCAGTGAGGGAGAGATAAGGAGGAGGACGCAGATGGCCAAAACAGCGATGACCAAGCTCAAACGAATATGGCAAAATCGCAAAGTCTCCAACGTCACGAAAATGAGACTCGTCCGAACCTTAGTTTTCTCAATCTTTCTCTACGGGGCAGAGTCCTGGACAATTTAG